One Amycolatopsis sp. NBC_00355 genomic window carries:
- a CDS encoding TetR/AcrR family transcriptional regulator — translation MSGVSTEDDGGTDPRRGIELLWGVSPPPRRGPKPQLTTADVVRAGITLADADSLDAVTIRRVAEHLGVSPMSLYTYVPGRDELLELMIDHARGELPVPEPGLGWRAALTAIAEAAWAHFHRHPWLLEAATTRSVLGPHTFARYEHELRAIDGIGLDDVEMDSVITIVNGLVRATARTSVDAARLVRASGLTDAQWWERAAPVLAGIPAADAANFPLASRVGQAAGETHNAASDAAHSFRFGLARVLDGIEALVSERQR, via the coding sequence ATGAGCGGCGTGAGCACCGAGGACGACGGCGGCACTGACCCGCGACGGGGGATCGAGCTGCTCTGGGGCGTCTCCCCGCCCCCGCGACGCGGCCCGAAACCCCAGCTGACCACAGCCGACGTCGTCAGGGCGGGCATCACCCTCGCCGACGCCGACAGCCTCGACGCCGTCACCATCCGCCGCGTCGCCGAGCACCTCGGCGTCTCCCCCATGTCGCTCTACACCTACGTCCCCGGCCGGGACGAGCTGCTCGAGCTGATGATCGACCACGCCCGCGGCGAGCTGCCGGTCCCCGAACCCGGCCTCGGCTGGCGCGCGGCGCTGACCGCGATCGCCGAAGCGGCCTGGGCCCACTTCCACCGGCACCCGTGGCTGCTGGAGGCCGCCACCACCCGCTCGGTCCTGGGCCCGCACACCTTCGCCCGGTACGAGCACGAACTGCGCGCGATCGACGGCATCGGCCTGGACGACGTCGAGATGGACTCCGTGATCACCATCGTCAACGGCCTCGTCCGCGCCACCGCGCGCACCTCCGTCGACGCCGCCCGCCTGGTCCGCGCCAGCGGCCTGACCGACGCCCAGTGGTGGGAGCGCGCCGCGCCGGTGCTGGCCGGCATCCCGGCCGCCGACGCGGCGAACTTCCCCCTCGCCTCCCGCGTCGGCCAGGCCGCCGGCGAGACGCACAACGCGGCGTCCGACGCCGCCCACAGCTTCCGCTTCGGCCTCGCCCGCGTCCTCGACGGCATCGAGGCCCTGGTGTCAGAGCGTCAGCGGTAA
- a CDS encoding ATP-binding cassette domain-containing protein, whose product MTLQIQAEGLRRPYGAAYALDGFDLEVPAGTLHGLLGPNGAGKTTAVRVLSTLLRHDDGVARVAGFDVATEPAKVRSAIGVVGQQAAVDELLSGRQNLVLFGRLHHLGRREATRRADDLLERFDLADTGSKPVSAYSGGMRRRLDLAASLLAAPRVLFLDEPTTGLDPRSRSEVWKAVRSLVADGTTVLLTTQYLEEADRLADRISLVEHGRVIAEGTPAELKGSLGVTRIELVVTDPDVVDAATALLARVTGAEPVTEELRVSAPAEPSMLTDVVRELAATGLSFADVALRHPTLDEVFLELTGVAR is encoded by the coding sequence ATGACTCTGCAGATCCAGGCCGAGGGACTCCGCAGGCCCTACGGCGCCGCGTACGCCCTCGACGGATTCGATCTCGAGGTCCCGGCCGGCACCCTGCACGGCCTGCTGGGACCCAACGGCGCGGGCAAGACCACCGCCGTCCGCGTCCTGAGCACACTCCTGCGGCACGACGACGGCGTCGCGCGCGTGGCCGGGTTCGACGTCGCCACCGAACCGGCGAAGGTCCGCTCGGCGATCGGCGTCGTCGGCCAGCAGGCCGCGGTCGACGAACTGCTGTCCGGGCGGCAGAACCTGGTGCTGTTCGGCCGGCTGCACCACCTCGGCCGCCGCGAAGCCACCCGCCGCGCCGACGACCTCCTCGAGCGGTTCGACCTGGCCGACACCGGGTCGAAACCGGTGTCCGCCTACTCCGGCGGGATGCGGCGACGCCTCGACCTGGCCGCGTCCCTGCTCGCGGCGCCGCGGGTGCTGTTCCTCGACGAGCCGACGACCGGGCTCGACCCGCGCAGCCGCAGCGAAGTCTGGAAGGCGGTGCGGTCCCTGGTCGCCGACGGCACGACCGTCCTGCTCACCACCCAGTACCTGGAGGAAGCCGATCGGCTGGCCGACCGGATCTCCCTGGTGGAACACGGGCGCGTGATCGCCGAGGGCACTCCGGCCGAGCTGAAGGGCTCGCTCGGCGTGACCCGGATCGAGCTGGTGGTGACCGATCCGGACGTCGTGGACGCGGCGACGGCGTTGCTCGCCCGGGTCACCGGCGCCGAGCCGGTCACCGAGGAGCTGCGGGTGAGCGCTCCGGCGGAGCCGTCGATGCTGACCGACGTCGTGCGCGAGCTGGCGGCGACCGGCCTGTCGTTCGCCGACGTGGCCCTGCGCCACCCGACGCTCGACGAGGTGTTCCTGGAGCTGACGGGGGTGGCGCGATGA
- a CDS encoding GyrI-like domain-containing protein: MPSIVDRPAQRYVAERATLAIPEFPRIADRLPPLIGTLAGQGIALAGAPFFRYRVLHPGMRFTVEAGVPIEGDLTPPEPAFTDELPAGKYVLDTYVGAPDGLAAATQSVLTWGSEQGVAWDRTEGPKGEEWGCRLEVLRTNPLEVPDPAQWVTDLLFRLAD, from the coding sequence ATGCCGTCCATTGTGGACCGCCCCGCCCAGCGTTACGTCGCCGAGCGCGCCACCCTCGCGATCCCGGAGTTCCCGCGGATCGCCGACCGGCTGCCGCCGCTGATCGGCACCCTGGCCGGGCAGGGGATCGCCCTGGCCGGGGCGCCGTTCTTCCGCTACCGCGTCCTCCACCCCGGGATGCGGTTCACCGTCGAGGCCGGCGTCCCGATCGAGGGTGACCTCACTCCGCCCGAACCGGCGTTCACCGACGAGCTGCCGGCCGGGAAGTACGTCCTCGACACCTACGTCGGCGCCCCCGACGGCCTGGCCGCGGCGACGCAGTCGGTACTCACGTGGGGCTCGGAACAGGGCGTCGCCTGGGACCGCACTGAGGGACCCAAGGGCGAGGAGTGGGGCTGCCGCCTGGAAGTCCTGCGCACCAACCCGCTGGAAGTGCCGGACCCGGCGCAGTGGGTCACCGACCTGCTCTTCCGCCTCGCCGACTGA
- a CDS encoding YciI family protein has translation MQYLLMICGDETAEEHQYDGCDGWGEDLDRRGKIRGGGGLRPPSEATTIRVRDGEVLLTDGPFTEAKEQIGGYVVLDCDDLDEALRIAAEHPAATYGSIEVRPIRPPEEFA, from the coding sequence GTGCAGTACCTGCTCATGATCTGCGGTGACGAGACCGCCGAAGAACACCAGTACGACGGCTGCGACGGCTGGGGTGAAGACCTGGACCGCCGCGGCAAGATCCGCGGCGGAGGCGGCCTGCGCCCGCCGTCGGAAGCCACCACGATCCGCGTCCGCGACGGGGAAGTGCTGCTCACCGACGGCCCGTTCACCGAAGCCAAGGAGCAGATCGGCGGGTACGTCGTCCTCGACTGCGACGACCTCGACGAAGCCCTCCGGATCGCGGCCGAGCACCCCGCGGCGACCTACGGCAGTATCGAGGTCCGCCCGATCCGGCCACCGGAGGAGTTCGCCTGA
- a CDS encoding anthrone oxygenase family protein → MSTVVLVAAVVAAGLIAGLFYAYSCSVLPGLARGDDKTFVEAMRGINVAIVNPVFMLTFLGAPLLAGVAIFLNPGPRPWVIAGFGCLAVMLVITAALNIPLNNALANGGDDYAALRAQFETSWVRWNVLRTLASTAGFGCLVAAVLTRRG, encoded by the coding sequence ATGTCGACTGTGGTGCTGGTGGCCGCGGTGGTCGCGGCCGGGTTGATCGCCGGGCTGTTCTACGCCTATTCGTGCTCGGTGCTGCCGGGCCTGGCGCGCGGGGACGACAAGACGTTCGTCGAGGCGATGCGCGGGATCAACGTCGCGATCGTCAACCCGGTCTTCATGCTGACGTTCCTGGGCGCGCCCCTGCTGGCGGGGGTGGCGATCTTCCTCAACCCCGGGCCGCGGCCGTGGGTGATCGCGGGGTTCGGGTGCCTGGCGGTGATGCTGGTGATCACCGCGGCGCTGAACATCCCGCTCAACAACGCGCTGGCGAACGGCGGTGACGACTACGCGGCGCTGCGGGCGCAGTTCGAGACGTCGTGGGTGCGCTGGAACGTCCTGCGGACGCTGGCGAGCACGGCGGGCTTCGGCTGCCTGGTCGCCGCGGTCCTCACCCGCCGTGGCTGA
- a CDS encoding NmrA family transcriptional regulator — MTTNFLVVGGTGKTGRRVADRLRERDLPVRITSRRGAPPFDWADRATWAPVLKGIDAVYLTYYPDLVVPGAADDIRAFTELAITQDVEHLVLLSGRGEEEAEACERIVAAADIGWTILRCSWFAQNFSEHFLLDAVRSGEIALPAAMVVEPFLDVRDIAEVAVTALTEPGHTGRLYELTGPRLLTFADAAADISAASGRDVRYVPVSAEDYAAAAVGYGVPADEVGALTELFTRVLDGRNESVTHDVERVLGRPATDFADFARDAAATGVWAR, encoded by the coding sequence ATGACAACGAACTTCCTTGTAGTGGGCGGCACCGGCAAGACCGGGCGCCGGGTGGCGGACCGGCTGCGCGAGCGTGACCTGCCGGTGCGGATCACGTCCCGGCGGGGCGCGCCGCCGTTCGACTGGGCCGACCGCGCCACCTGGGCGCCGGTGCTCAAGGGCATCGACGCCGTCTACCTGACCTACTACCCCGACCTGGTCGTGCCCGGCGCGGCCGACGACATCCGCGCGTTCACCGAGCTGGCCATCACCCAGGACGTCGAGCACCTGGTGTTGCTCTCGGGCCGCGGTGAGGAGGAAGCCGAGGCGTGCGAGCGGATCGTCGCTGCGGCCGACATCGGCTGGACCATCCTGCGGTGCAGCTGGTTCGCGCAGAACTTCAGCGAGCACTTCCTGCTCGACGCCGTCCGCAGCGGCGAGATCGCGCTTCCCGCGGCGATGGTGGTCGAGCCGTTCCTCGACGTCCGCGACATCGCCGAGGTGGCCGTGACGGCGCTGACCGAGCCCGGGCACACCGGCCGGCTGTACGAGCTGACCGGCCCGCGGCTGCTGACCTTCGCCGACGCCGCCGCGGATATCTCGGCCGCGTCGGGGCGGGATGTCCGCTATGTTCCGGTTTCCGCCGAGGACTACGCGGCCGCGGCCGTCGGCTACGGCGTGCCGGCGGACGAGGTGGGCGCGCTGACGGAGTTGTTCACCCGGGTGCTCGACGGGCGCAACGAGTCGGTGACGCACGACGTGGAGCGGGTGCTGGGCCGTCCGGCGACGGATTTCGCCGACTTCGCCCGGGACGCGGCGGCGACCGGGGTCTGGGCGCGATGA
- a CDS encoding ABC transporter permease, with product MTWAITDGWTLTQRYLAHLARRPARLATVVAFPILMVLIFAYLLGGGMTVPGGGSYREFLMPGMFGMTMAFGLSGTMIAVLDDATKGVTDRFRSLPMAPSAVLTGRVAADLVNAVLALAVLLGCGFAVGWRPHGSLGETLTALALLLLLRAALVWAGIYLGLLTTDPSMVTFAQTCEFPFGFLSSAFVATATMPAWLGTVAEWNPLSSTVTAARVLFGNPGVAGTSWVSTHPVLMAVLWPLVLLAVFVPLSVRRYGRLGN from the coding sequence ATGACCTGGGCGATCACGGACGGCTGGACGCTGACCCAGCGCTACCTCGCGCACTTGGCCCGGCGCCCGGCCCGGCTGGCCACGGTGGTGGCGTTCCCGATCCTGATGGTGCTGATCTTCGCCTACCTGCTCGGCGGCGGGATGACCGTGCCGGGCGGCGGCTCCTACCGCGAGTTCCTGATGCCGGGGATGTTCGGCATGACCATGGCGTTCGGCCTGTCGGGGACGATGATCGCGGTGCTCGACGACGCCACCAAGGGCGTCACCGACCGGTTCCGGTCGCTGCCGATGGCACCGTCGGCCGTGCTCACCGGGCGGGTCGCCGCGGACCTGGTCAACGCCGTCCTCGCACTGGCGGTGCTGCTGGGCTGCGGGTTCGCGGTCGGCTGGCGCCCGCACGGCAGCCTCGGCGAGACCCTCACCGCGTTGGCGCTGCTGCTCCTGCTGCGGGCGGCGCTGGTGTGGGCCGGGATCTACCTGGGCCTGCTGACCACCGACCCGTCGATGGTGACCTTCGCGCAGACGTGTGAGTTCCCGTTCGGGTTCCTCTCCAGCGCGTTCGTCGCGACCGCGACGATGCCGGCGTGGCTGGGAACCGTGGCCGAGTGGAACCCGTTGTCCTCCACGGTGACGGCGGCGCGGGTGCTGTTCGGCAATCCGGGCGTGGCGGGGACGTCCTGGGTGAGCACGCACCCGGTGCTGATGGCGGTCCTCTGGCCGCTGGTCCTGCTCGCGGTGTTCGTGCCGTTGTCCGTGCGCCGATACGGGAGGCTGGGGAACTGA
- a CDS encoding alpha/beta fold hydrolase gives MTTRTLAVPGATITYDVTGSGPVLLLIPGGPADATGFAPIRPLLAEDHTVVTFDPRGISRSPLDGEPGDHTLREHGIGAAIGAFAKMSGFDITPPTDPTPEELARMKVMEGNFAYFFGHLMAAIGAYDPDLDALRAVTTRLVVGVGEKAAGLPAHEAGLGLAADLGLTAELFPGDHGGFLAEPVAFAARLREVLKES, from the coding sequence ATGACCACCCGCACCCTCGCCGTCCCCGGCGCCACCATCACCTACGACGTCACCGGCAGCGGCCCCGTCCTGCTGCTGATCCCCGGCGGCCCCGCCGACGCCACCGGGTTCGCCCCGATCCGGCCGCTGCTGGCCGAGGACCACACCGTCGTGACGTTCGACCCCCGCGGCATCTCCCGCAGCCCCCTCGACGGCGAACCCGGCGACCACACCTTGCGCGAGCACGGCATCGGCGCCGCCATCGGCGCGTTCGCGAAGATGAGCGGCTTCGACATCACCCCGCCCACCGACCCGACGCCCGAAGAGCTCGCCCGGATGAAGGTGATGGAGGGCAACTTCGCCTACTTCTTCGGCCACCTCATGGCCGCCATCGGCGCCTACGACCCGGACCTCGACGCCCTGCGCGCGGTGACCACCCGGCTCGTCGTCGGCGTCGGCGAGAAAGCCGCCGGGCTGCCCGCCCACGAGGCGGGCCTGGGCCTCGCCGCCGATCTCGGCCTGACCGCGGAACTGTTCCCCGGCGACCACGGCGGGTTCCTCGCCGAACCCGTCGCCTTCGCCGCGCGCCTGCGCGAAGTCCTGAAAGAGAGCTGA
- a CDS encoding cytochrome P450 family protein, translating to MIPDIDLTDLKVLTDPFTVYDQAREASAVAQLVIPGFGPFRALTRYTEARAMLSDPRFEVKPESFLRPPGIPEHCLEYMRTMAEQDGAEHLRLRRLVAPAFTPKRAALFRPRLAAITERLLDELPAHAENGVVDLIPHFARPLPMDVICELVGIPAADRPRWREYGAAVAGGVGQDFLAAIPVIIEGAKDVVARSRAEPGDDLIGDLVRAQDGDRLTDTELVTLVWHLMLAGQTPVNLIANAVEALLTHPDQLALLRADPALWPGAVEELMRWCSPQLLTTPRFAREDVEIDGTVIREGERVTAALVAADRDPRVFDGADRLDVTRSGPAQLGFSHGSHFCLGASIARVQAEVALSALFARFPDLALAVDDVPRAPDGGTWRPSALPLTL from the coding sequence ATGATCCCCGATATCGACCTGACCGACCTCAAAGTGCTGACCGATCCGTTCACCGTCTACGACCAGGCCCGCGAGGCGAGTGCGGTGGCGCAGCTGGTGATCCCCGGCTTCGGCCCGTTCCGGGCGCTGACCCGCTACACCGAGGCCCGCGCGATGCTGAGCGACCCGCGCTTCGAGGTGAAGCCCGAGAGCTTCCTGCGCCCGCCCGGCATCCCCGAGCACTGCCTCGAGTACATGCGGACCATGGCCGAGCAGGACGGCGCCGAGCACCTGCGGCTGCGACGGCTGGTGGCGCCGGCCTTCACGCCGAAGCGCGCCGCGCTGTTCCGGCCACGGCTGGCGGCCATCACCGAGCGGCTGCTCGACGAGCTGCCCGCACACGCCGAGAACGGCGTCGTCGACCTGATCCCGCACTTCGCCCGGCCGCTGCCGATGGATGTCATCTGCGAGCTGGTCGGCATCCCCGCGGCGGACCGGCCGCGCTGGCGCGAGTACGGCGCCGCGGTCGCCGGCGGGGTGGGCCAGGACTTCCTCGCGGCCATCCCGGTGATCATCGAGGGCGCGAAGGACGTCGTCGCGCGCAGCCGCGCCGAACCGGGGGACGACCTCATCGGCGACCTGGTCCGCGCCCAGGACGGTGACCGGCTCACCGACACCGAGCTGGTCACCCTGGTCTGGCACCTCATGCTGGCCGGGCAGACGCCGGTGAACCTCATCGCCAACGCCGTCGAAGCCCTGCTCACCCACCCGGATCAGCTCGCCCTGCTCCGCGCGGATCCCGCGTTGTGGCCGGGTGCGGTCGAGGAGCTGATGCGCTGGTGCAGCCCGCAGCTGCTGACCACCCCGCGGTTCGCGCGCGAAGACGTCGAGATCGACGGCACGGTGATCCGGGAAGGCGAGCGGGTGACCGCGGCCCTGGTGGCCGCCGACCGTGACCCGCGGGTGTTCGACGGCGCCGACCGGCTCGACGTCACCCGGTCCGGACCGGCGCAGCTGGGCTTCTCGCACGGCTCGCACTTCTGCCTGGGCGCGTCGATCGCGCGAGTGCAGGCGGAGGTGGCGCTCTCGGCGCTGTTCGCCCGGTTCCCGGACCTCGCGCTGGCCGTCGACGACGTCCCGCGCGCGCCCGACGGCGGGACGTGGCGGCCGTCGGCCTTACCGCTGACGCTCTGA
- a CDS encoding RNA polymerase sigma factor, which yields MDVETAVAEAFREEWGQVVATLIRITGDWDLAEECAQEAFALALRTWPRDGVPKRPGAWLTTTARNRATDRLRRETLGAAKLREAGLMHVPEDPDLDDSGVPDDRLRLIFTCCHPALATEAQVALALRTLAGLSTAEIARAFLVPEATMSQRLVRVKRKIRHAGIPYRVPPAHLLPERTAAVLGVLYLTFNEGYSASAGPDLLRPDLAAEAVRLGRVLAHLMPDEPEVLGLLALMLLQHARRATRVGVDGDLVPLEEQDRTRWDATLIAEGTQLLETALRRRHPGPYQIQAAIAACHATASRPADTDWAQIAGLYRELRKFVPSAVVELNRAVAVAMADGPLAGLALLDELTEALEGYHLLPATRADLLRRLGRHTEAAEWYATARDLATTAAERSYLTRRISETVSVPADPIRRVGEPRSEETP from the coding sequence GTGGACGTCGAGACAGCGGTCGCGGAGGCGTTCCGTGAAGAGTGGGGCCAGGTCGTGGCCACGCTCATCCGGATCACCGGCGACTGGGACCTCGCCGAGGAGTGCGCCCAGGAGGCCTTCGCGCTCGCCCTGCGCACCTGGCCCCGCGACGGCGTCCCGAAGCGGCCCGGCGCGTGGCTCACCACCACCGCGCGCAACCGCGCCACCGACCGGCTCCGGCGCGAAACCCTCGGCGCCGCCAAGCTCCGGGAGGCCGGTCTCATGCACGTCCCCGAAGACCCTGACCTCGACGACAGCGGTGTTCCCGACGACCGGCTTCGGCTGATCTTCACCTGCTGCCACCCGGCGCTGGCCACCGAAGCCCAGGTCGCGCTCGCGCTGCGCACGCTCGCCGGCCTCAGCACCGCCGAGATCGCCCGCGCGTTCCTCGTCCCGGAAGCGACCATGTCGCAACGGCTCGTGCGGGTGAAACGCAAGATCCGCCACGCCGGCATCCCCTACCGCGTCCCGCCCGCGCACCTGCTGCCCGAACGCACCGCCGCCGTGCTCGGCGTGCTCTACCTGACGTTCAACGAGGGCTACTCCGCCAGCGCCGGACCGGACCTGCTGCGCCCCGACCTCGCCGCCGAAGCCGTCCGCCTCGGCCGCGTCCTGGCGCACCTGATGCCCGACGAACCCGAGGTCCTCGGCCTGCTCGCGCTGATGCTGCTGCAGCACGCCCGCCGCGCCACCCGCGTCGGCGTCGACGGTGACCTCGTCCCCCTGGAGGAACAGGACCGCACCCGCTGGGACGCCACGCTGATCGCCGAAGGCACGCAGCTGCTGGAGACGGCGTTGCGGCGCCGGCACCCCGGGCCCTACCAGATCCAGGCCGCCATCGCGGCCTGTCACGCCACCGCCTCCCGGCCCGCCGACACCGACTGGGCCCAGATCGCCGGGCTCTACCGCGAGCTGCGCAAGTTCGTGCCCAGCGCCGTCGTCGAGCTCAACCGGGCGGTCGCCGTCGCCATGGCCGACGGGCCCCTCGCCGGGCTCGCCCTCCTCGACGAGCTGACCGAGGCGCTCGAGGGCTACCACCTGCTCCCGGCCACCCGCGCCGACCTCCTCCGCAGGCTGGGCCGCCACACCGAAGCCGCCGAGTGGTACGCCACCGCCCGCGATCTGGCCACGACCGCTGCCGAGCGCAGCTACCTCACCCGGAGAATTTCCGAAACGGTGTCTGTTCCGGCCGATCCCATCCGTCGGGTAGGCGAACCCCGATCCGAGGAGACGCCATGA
- a CDS encoding TetR/AcrR family transcriptional regulator — MAGLSRAATQERNRAKVLAAARDEFARRGFRDAKIDVIAERAELTRGAVYSNFPGKRALYFAVLADLAEHAPRPATPPSHPSAPDALAAFARAWVARLPLATDSDSEDARLTRDLLPEILADEHTRRPYAQLMRIDAILLGLALERLRPGGRLVRVAEAALTTLHGASQLAAAAPGFGEPFHLVTACAGLLDLSLDDEWPAEPPITSHARRVDEPWRPPAATDLLTGETVRPADGVVAVLGLHRAAAFEEAVRAGADVTVALVTSDPGELAPLARLAVADLRVCLDQAFPAPREPRLRIVSDAEGALAAAAGVTAVSDATETAVRVEDGRIVVRAEGFGACHAAATG, encoded by the coding sequence ATGGCCGGACTCAGCAGGGCCGCAACCCAGGAACGCAACCGCGCGAAGGTGCTCGCCGCCGCCCGCGACGAGTTCGCCCGGCGCGGCTTCCGCGACGCCAAGATCGACGTCATCGCCGAGCGCGCCGAGCTCACCCGCGGCGCCGTCTACTCCAACTTCCCCGGCAAACGCGCGCTCTACTTCGCCGTCCTGGCCGATCTCGCCGAGCACGCACCCCGGCCCGCCACCCCGCCGTCGCACCCCAGCGCGCCGGACGCCCTGGCCGCGTTCGCCCGCGCCTGGGTCGCCCGCCTCCCCCTGGCCACCGACAGCGACAGCGAGGACGCCCGCCTCACCCGCGACCTGCTGCCGGAGATCCTCGCCGACGAACACACCCGCCGGCCGTACGCACAGCTCATGCGGATCGACGCGATCCTGCTCGGCCTCGCCCTCGAACGCCTCCGTCCGGGAGGACGCCTGGTGCGCGTCGCCGAAGCCGCGCTGACCACCCTGCACGGCGCGAGCCAGCTCGCGGCCGCCGCGCCCGGCTTCGGCGAGCCGTTCCACCTCGTCACCGCGTGCGCGGGACTGCTGGACCTGAGCCTCGACGACGAGTGGCCCGCGGAGCCGCCGATCACCTCGCACGCCCGGCGCGTCGACGAACCCTGGCGCCCGCCCGCCGCGACCGACCTGCTGACCGGCGAGACCGTGCGGCCCGCCGACGGCGTTGTCGCGGTCCTCGGCCTGCACCGCGCCGCCGCCTTCGAGGAAGCCGTCCGCGCCGGGGCCGACGTCACCGTCGCGCTGGTCACCAGCGACCCCGGTGAGCTCGCCCCGCTGGCCCGGCTCGCCGTCGCCGACCTGCGCGTCTGCCTGGACCAGGCGTTCCCGGCGCCGCGGGAGCCGCGCCTGCGGATCGTCTCCGACGCCGAGGGCGCGCTGGCCGCGGCCGCCGGCGTCACCGCGGTCAGCGACGCCACCGAAACCGCCGTCCGCGTCGAAGATGGCCGGATCGTCGTGCGCGCCGAGGGGTTCGGCGCCTGCCACGCCGCGGCGACCGGGTAA